CTAGGTATCTGGCCAACCACGCCGCGGTACCAAAAGCAGTAGTGCTGCAAGGGCGCGTACTCGACGACTCGACGGGGCTGGGTGTGCCGGGCGCTTGGATCTTTATTGATGGCACCAAGTACGGCGCCGTGACCGACGACGAAGGCCGCTTCTCGATCACCTTACCCGCCTCGTGGAAGTCGCTCCAAAAAGGCAAAGTGAGCTTGCGGGTGCAGGCCAGCCCCTTCGAGTTCAAGCCGCGCACGGTAGTCGTGACGGTGCCGGCCCGTCGGCAGCCCGCGGCCTTGGCGGTACGCCTGCTATCGGTACCCGGTCGCGGACAAATTATGGGCAGAATAAAACAGGCAGATCCGCCGGTCGCGCCGCCGAAGTCGTAGTAGCTAGGTAGTCACCCTAGCCTCCTACTTTCATGCGTGTTCCTTACCAGCAGCTCCAACAAGAGTTTAAGCGCGTTTTGCTCGGCCTGTCTTTTCCGGAAGACAAGGCCGAACGATGCGCCACCATCTTTGCCCAAAACAGCCGAGACGGTGTATACACCCACGGCCTAAACCGCTTCCCTACGTTCGTGGGGCACGTCCTGAAGGGCTTGGTCGACCCGGAGGCAGAGCCTGAGTGCCTGGAGCGCAATGGCCTCGTGGAGCGTTGGGACGGGCACCTAGCTCCCGGCATGTACAATGCTAGCTTGTGCATGGCACGGGCCATCGAGCTTGCGGAGCAGCAAGGCATGGGTTGCGTGGCCATTCGCAACACCAACCATTGGATGCGCGGCGGCACGTACGGCTGGCAAGCGGCCGAGGCGGGCTGCATCGGTATTTGCTTCACCAACACCATTGCCAACGTG
This Hymenobacter sp. GOD-10R DNA region includes the following protein-coding sequences:
- a CDS encoding carboxypeptidase-like regulatory domain-containing protein, producing MPHPSFSIPSPCSHPWDAMTPTGIGRHCAVCATEVVDFSRMSETEILAFLAQPRSKPVCGNAHAAQLQPPTASSSLISRWSRWVAAGLALFGLHPTTTQAAVPPVPLASLEIADAPRYLANHAAVPKAVVLQGRVLDDSTGLGVPGAWIFIDGTKYGAVTDDEGRFSITLPASWKSLQKGKVSLRVQASPFEFKPRTVVVTVPARRQPAALAVRLLSVPGRGQIMGRIKQADPPVAPPKS